The following proteins come from a genomic window of Gehongia tenuis:
- the recF gene encoding DNA replication/repair protein RecF (All proteins in this family for which functions are known are DNA-binding proteins that assist the filamentation of RecA onto DNA for the initiation of recombination or recombinational repair.) gives MNIERLRLLDFRNYGQLDIHLHKGVNLLFGRNAQGKTNLLESLLLCCSGRSHRTRRDDELVRFGKDRAFIRVDVNRKDGPRSVEVVLSRKEKKRIRINGSPILRIRDLLGHVNAVMFSPEDLNLVKGGPAMRRRFMDMELCQIHPSYYDGLMRYHRAMDQRNMVLKRGQEELLEPFEMQMAQSAAVLTEQRARFLQRLQEQVNILHPSLTDGLESMEVCYRPGFHGDDFVNEFQQKLRENRSTDMLKGITSAGPHKDDFDLLLKEKSLRSFGSQGQQRTAALTLKLGELALMEEDIGEAPILLLDDVLSELDERRQRLLLLQVQSIQTLLTATHMEPLENLKSRVFYIQGGQAMEKKKV, from the coding sequence ATGAACATCGAACGGCTCAGATTGCTGGACTTCCGCAACTATGGCCAGCTCGATATCCATTTGCACAAGGGCGTCAATCTTTTGTTTGGACGAAACGCCCAGGGCAAAACGAATCTTCTGGAATCGCTGCTTCTATGCTGCAGCGGGCGCTCCCACCGCACCCGGCGGGATGATGAGCTGGTCCGCTTTGGCAAGGACCGGGCGTTTATTCGGGTGGATGTAAACCGAAAAGACGGCCCCCGGAGTGTGGAGGTTGTGCTCTCCCGGAAGGAGAAGAAGCGCATACGTATCAATGGTTCACCCATTCTGCGGATTCGGGATCTTTTGGGCCATGTAAACGCGGTAATGTTTTCGCCGGAAGATCTCAACCTGGTAAAAGGCGGCCCCGCCATGCGCCGCCGGTTCATGGATATGGAACTATGCCAGATTCATCCTTCCTACTATGATGGTCTTATGCGCTATCATCGGGCCATGGATCAGCGGAACATGGTGCTGAAAAGGGGTCAGGAAGAGCTTTTGGAGCCCTTTGAAATGCAGATGGCTCAAAGCGCCGCCGTCCTGACGGAGCAGCGGGCCAGATTTTTGCAGCGGCTGCAGGAGCAGGTAAATATACTTCACCCCAGCCTTACCGATGGCCTTGAAAGCATGGAAGTATGCTACCGGCCTGGATTCCATGGGGATGATTTTGTGAACGAATTCCAGCAAAAACTGAGAGAAAACCGTTCGACGGATATGTTGAAGGGGATCACCTCCGCGGGCCCTCATAAGGATGACTTTGATCTTCTGCTGAAGGAGAAATCCCTTCGAAGCTTTGGTTCTCAGGGCCAGCAAAGAACGGCGGCGCTCACGCTGAAGCTGGGGGAGCTGGCGCTGATGGAAGAGGATATCGGTGAAGCGCCTATTCTGCTTTTGGACGATGTTTTGAGTGAATTGGATGAGCGGCGCCAGCGGCTGCTGCTTCTACAGGTGCAGTCCATTCAAACCCTGCTCACCGCCACCCATATGGAACCATTGGAGAATCTAAAATCCCGTGTTTTTTATATACA
- the dnaN gene encoding DNA polymerase III subunit beta, which translates to MRLRMDREDLSGGISTVTRALATRTTLPILEGILLETTPAGLRLVCNDTVLSIEDTVPVEVMEEGSVVVPGRMFSEIVRRLPEGKVELELDGDRVIVRSKGSKITVVALDAAEYPRLPAVEDASPIKIPQKLLKEKINQVIFATADDETRPILTGVLMEMGRDMTLVALDGYRLAMNHLPLSMDGNRRSVVPGKSLSEMARTLSDGDELVEISFQGNHIRLDMGPIQMISRLLEGEFIQYRQILPTDFSTLVKLSREAFFDAIQRASLVVREGRNNLIRLHFEGEELAITANSEMGDALEKVAIECEGKPLDIAFNAKYLSDVLKSLDDEFIQLNFSTSVSPLVVTPVEGEEYLYLVLPVRLHG; encoded by the coding sequence ATGCGCTTAAGAATGGATCGTGAAGATTTATCCGGTGGCATATCCACCGTTACGCGGGCCTTGGCAACCCGCACTACCCTGCCCATCCTGGAGGGCATCCTGCTGGAGACCACTCCGGCCGGCCTCCGTCTTGTATGCAATGACACAGTTTTAAGCATCGAGGATACGGTTCCGGTAGAGGTTATGGAGGAGGGCTCCGTGGTGGTGCCCGGCCGCATGTTTTCCGAGATTGTCCGCCGTCTGCCGGAGGGCAAGGTGGAGCTGGAACTGGATGGGGACCGGGTAATCGTGCGTTCCAAGGGCTCCAAGATTACGGTGGTGGCTCTGGACGCGGCGGAATATCCCCGGCTTCCCGCCGTGGAGGATGCCAGTCCCATAAAGATTCCCCAAAAGCTGTTGAAGGAAAAGATCAATCAGGTGATCTTTGCCACGGCGGATGATGAGACCCGCCCGATTTTAACCGGCGTTCTCATGGAGATGGGCCGGGATATGACGCTGGTGGCTTTGGACGGTTATCGTCTAGCTATGAACCATCTGCCCCTTTCCATGGATGGGAACCGGCGTTCAGTGGTGCCGGGCAAATCCCTGAGCGAGATGGCCAGAACGCTTTCCGATGGGGATGAATTGGTAGAAATCAGCTTCCAGGGAAACCACATTCGTCTTGATATGGGCCCCATTCAGATGATCAGCCGTCTTTTGGAGGGCGAATTCATTCAGTATCGGCAGATTCTGCCCACCGATTTCTCCACGCTGGTCAAGCTTTCCCGGGAGGCGTTTTTCGATGCCATTCAGCGCGCATCCCTGGTGGTGCGTGAAGGCCGCAACAATCTGATCCGTCTGCATTTTGAGGGGGAGGAGCTTGCCATCACCGCCAACAGCGAGATGGGTGACGCTTTGGAGAAGGTGGCTATTGAATGCGAGGGCAAGCCTCTGGACATCGCGTTCAATGCCAAATATCTTTCCGATGTGCTGAAAAGCCTGGATGATGAATTCATTCAGCTCAACTTCTCCACCAGTGTTTCGCCGCTGGTGGTCACGCCGGTAGAGGGTGAGGAGTACCTCTATTTGGTTCTGCCCGTGAGGCTGCACGGCTGA
- the dnaA gene encoding chromosomal replication initiator protein DnaA, whose product MMAVLSEVWDKALALIKNSDITEITYDTWFASVEPLLLENGVLYLKVQNEINRNILRTRYQPLMINALRQTAGENLELHFLLPDEADTFLESRTRKKAAPAGNSFISKYTFDTFVVGNSNRLAHAASLAVAESPAQSYNPLFLYGGSGLGKTHLLHAIAQYVLQNNPHTKVLYVTAEKFTNELIVSIQANTNEEFRNRYRSVDILMIDDIQFLAGKEQTQEEFFHTFNALYEANKQIIITSDKKPNEIPTLEDRLRSRFIWGLLADVQPPDMETRVAILKKKVELDHLTVSDDVLHYIAMEIQSNIRNLEGSLNKVMAFSRLQNKPIDLELAKEALKDILMDQSAPRITPERIMDVVGDYYGISREDIKSRKRPKEIAYPRQIAMWMTRKLTDLSLPMIGESFGGKDHTTVLYAIDKINKDCEASTQFKRHVDDLVKKVQGQ is encoded by the coding sequence ATGATGGCTGTATTGTCCGAAGTGTGGGACAAGGCCTTGGCATTGATTAAAAATTCGGATATCACCGAAATTACCTATGATACTTGGTTTGCGTCGGTGGAGCCCCTCCTTTTGGAGAACGGTGTTCTCTATTTAAAGGTACAAAACGAAATCAACCGCAATATTCTGCGCACCCGTTATCAGCCTCTTATGATCAACGCCCTTCGGCAGACGGCGGGCGAGAATCTGGAGCTGCATTTTCTGCTTCCCGATGAGGCGGATACCTTTTTGGAATCGAGAACCCGGAAGAAAGCGGCGCCGGCGGGCAATTCCTTTATATCCAAATACACCTTTGATACTTTTGTCGTTGGCAATTCCAATCGCCTGGCCCATGCGGCATCCCTGGCCGTAGCCGAATCTCCGGCACAATCCTACAATCCTTTGTTTTTGTACGGCGGTTCCGGGCTTGGCAAGACGCATCTTCTTCATGCCATCGCCCAATACGTGCTGCAAAACAATCCCCATACCAAGGTTCTTTATGTGACGGCGGAGAAGTTCACCAACGAACTTATCGTATCCATTCAGGCCAACACCAATGAAGAATTCAGGAATCGTTACCGCAGTGTGGATATCCTGATGATTGACGATATCCAGTTTCTGGCCGGCAAGGAACAGACCCAGGAGGAATTTTTCCATACTTTCAATGCTCTTTATGAGGCCAACAAGCAGATCATCATCACCAGCGATAAGAAACCCAACGAAATTCCCACACTGGAGGACAGGCTTCGTTCCCGGTTCATCTGGGGCCTGCTGGCCGATGTGCAACCTCCGGATATGGAAACCCGGGTGGCCATCCTGAAAAAGAAGGTGGAGCTGGACCATCTCACCGTTTCGGACGACGTGCTCCATTATATTGCCATGGAGATTCAAAGCAACATCCGAAACCTGGAGGGGTCTCTCAATAAGGTGATGGCTTTCAGCCGGCTGCAGAATAAGCCCATCGATCTTGAATTGGCAAAGGAAGCTCTGAAAGATATTCTCATGGACCAATCCGCGCCCCGTATTACGCCGGAGCGGATCATGGACGTGGTGGGGGATTATTATGGGATCAGCCGTGAGGACATCAAATCCCGGAAGCGTCCCAAGGAAATCGCCTACCCCCGCCAGATTGCCATGTGGATGACAAGAAAGCTCACCGACCTGTCCCTGCCCATGATCGGCGAATCCTTCGGCGGCAAGGATCACACCACCGTGCTTTATGCCATCGACAAGATCAATAAGGACTGTGAGGCCAGCACCCAGTTCAAGCGGCACGTGGATGATCTCGTCAAAAAAGTTCAGGGACAATGA
- the rpmH gene encoding 50S ribosomal protein L34, translating into MLQTYQPKKRKRKKVHGFRKRMQTKNGRNVLQRRRRRGRKKISA; encoded by the coding sequence ATGTTACAAACGTATCAGCCCAAGAAAAGAAAACGCAAGAAGGTTCACGGCTTCCGCAAGCGGATGCAGACCAAGAACGGCCGCAATGTGTTGCAGCGCCGCAGAAGACGGGGTAGAAAGAAGATCAGCGCTTAA
- the rnpA gene encoding ribonuclease P protein component, with amino-acid sequence MNKAYRLRKNREFQYVYRRGKSSATAHMVLIVAKRRDKGIKIGFSISKKIGCAVVRNRIKRQMREAVRVEIPRIKPGHTLIFVARAPITKMNFGGLQKDMVYLMKRTKVWMEEP; translated from the coding sequence ATGAATAAGGCATACCGCCTTCGTAAAAACCGGGAGTTTCAATACGTATACCGAAGAGGAAAGTCCTCTGCGACAGCCCATATGGTGCTGATCGTTGCCAAAAGACGGGACAAGGGTATTAAGATTGGGTTTTCTATCAGCAAGAAGATCGGATGCGCGGTGGTGCGCAATCGGATCAAACGTCAGATGCGGGAAGCGGTCCGCGTGGAAATTCCCCGCATCAAGCCCGGTCATACCCTCATCTTTGTAGCCCGTGCGCCCATTACCAAAATGAACTTTGGGGGGCTTCAAAAGGATATGGTATATTTGATGAAACGGACCAAAGTGTGGATGGAAGAGCCATGA
- the yidD gene encoding membrane protein insertion efficiency factor YidD, whose amino-acid sequence MKKVLLWLLRGYKRFISPCLGQHCRFYPSCSVYAYQAIEKYGALKGSFMAVKRLLKCHPFNDGGYDPVK is encoded by the coding sequence ATGAAAAAAGTGTTGCTGTGGCTGCTGAGGGGCTATAAACGCTTCATATCGCCCTGTCTAGGACAGCACTGCCGGTTTTATCCCTCCTGCAGTGTGTACGCTTATCAGGCTATCGAAAAGTACGGTGCGCTCAAAGGAAGCTTTATGGCCGTCAAAAGACTGCTCAAATGCCATCCCTTCAACGACGGAGGATATGACCCTGTGAAATAA